A stretch of Terriglobia bacterium DNA encodes these proteins:
- a CDS encoding acetyl-CoA carboxylase carboxyltransferase subunit alpha, which produces MESSGSKAQHELERIEQQIQKLETVAGDNQLAHDQLHALLERVANLRKQVSATLGPWEKVELARHPQRPYTLDYVANIFTDFSEIHGDRGFSDDAAIICGMARFHGQECLVVGQQKGRDTKQKIYRNFGMPSPEGYRKALRAMHIAEKFNRPIFTFVDTPGAYPGLGAEERGQAEAIAHNLREMARIKVPIIVTVTGEGGSGGALAIAIGDRVLMMENAIYSVISPEGCASIMWRDASKRELAAAALKITAKDLGEMGMIDNIVREPEGGAQNDHIEAARLLDLELQKALEEVKKLPVDQMLDARYNKFRKMAQFFKEG; this is translated from the coding sequence ATGGAATCATCGGGAAGTAAAGCCCAGCACGAACTCGAGCGTATCGAGCAGCAGATCCAAAAATTGGAAACCGTTGCTGGCGACAACCAGCTTGCGCACGACCAGCTTCACGCTCTCCTCGAACGCGTAGCCAACCTCCGCAAGCAAGTCTCGGCCACCCTGGGGCCGTGGGAGAAAGTCGAACTGGCGCGCCACCCGCAGCGCCCCTACACCCTGGACTACGTCGCGAATATCTTCACCGACTTCAGCGAGATCCACGGCGACCGCGGTTTTTCCGACGATGCTGCCATCATTTGCGGTATGGCCCGCTTCCATGGCCAGGAATGCCTCGTCGTGGGGCAGCAGAAGGGCCGTGACACCAAACAGAAGATCTATCGCAACTTCGGCATGCCCAGCCCCGAAGGTTATCGCAAGGCGCTTCGGGCCATGCACATTGCCGAAAAGTTCAATCGACCCATCTTCACCTTCGTCGATACTCCCGGCGCGTATCCCGGCCTCGGCGCCGAAGAGCGTGGCCAGGCTGAAGCCATAGCACACAATCTGCGCGAGATGGCCCGAATCAAAGTTCCTATCATCGTCACCGTTACAGGCGAAGGCGGCTCTGGCGGCGCACTCGCAATCGCGATCGGCGACCGCGTTCTCATGATGGAAAATGCCATCTACTCCGTGATCTCTCCCGAAGGCTGCGCCTCCATAATGTGGCGCGACGCCAGCAAGAGGGAACTGGCCGCCGCGGCCTTGAAGATCACCGCCAAGGACCTCGGCGAAATGGGAATGATCGATAACATCGTCAGAGAACCGGAGGGTGGCGCTCAGAACGACCACATCGAAGCCGCCCGCCTGCTCGACCTGGAGTTGCAGAAGGCCCTTGAAGAAGTGAAGAAACTCCCGGTAGACCAGATGCTCGACGCCCGCTACAACAAATTCCGCAAGATG